In Streptomyces roseifaciens, a single genomic region encodes these proteins:
- the helR gene encoding RNA polymerase recycling motor ATPase HelR, with the protein MNSLTTSAFALPDHLSPKADPALIAGDEQHFAAISASLEQAIAELTDRLEVARKAPGGIGREAMDRDAEIHRLTSRLRTLRRFGLDLCLGHIVPADSPEPVYIGRLGLTDSTGRRLLLDWRSPAAEPFFAATHANPMGLASRRRYRWTRGRIGDYWDEVFTADGLEGHAALDDQSAFIASLGSNRSARMRDVLSTIQADQDAIIRAGSRGALVVDGGPGTGKTVVALHRAAHLLYSDPRLGHRRGGVLFVGPHQPYLAYVADVLPSLGEEGVQTCTLRDLVTEGAGAAVETDPGVALLKSSADMVKAIEAAVRFYEEPPTKGMTITTPWGSDLRLSAADWAAAFEAVEPGTPHNEAREQIREELITILMDEDDSDAPPELLRRSLLQDRELTGTLDRAWPMIEASDLVGDLWSVPAYLRKCAPWLGPDDVRQLQREDAQAWTVSDLPLLDAARQRLGDPRASVRKRRHDASVAAERARRSAAIDSLLQNVVIDESEGAMGMLHGQDLQDTLIDESALPGTTPDLLAGPFAHIVVDEAQELTDAEWQMLLLRCPSRSFTIVGDRAQARHGFTESWQERLERVGLDRINVTSLSINYRTPEEVMTEAEPAIRAALPDANVPTSIRSSGIPVVHGSVTDLDEVLDAWLAAHADGIACVIGDPTFRATSRVRSLTPSLSKGLEFDLVVLIDPETFGEGIEGAVDRYVAMTRATQQLVILTSS; encoded by the coding sequence ATGAACTCGCTGACCACCAGCGCGTTCGCCCTTCCCGACCACCTCTCCCCCAAGGCCGACCCGGCTCTGATCGCAGGCGACGAGCAGCACTTCGCGGCCATCTCCGCGAGCCTCGAGCAGGCGATCGCCGAGCTGACCGACCGCCTCGAAGTCGCGCGCAAGGCGCCCGGCGGCATCGGCCGGGAGGCGATGGACCGGGACGCGGAGATCCACCGCCTGACCAGTCGCCTGCGCACCCTGCGCCGCTTCGGCCTGGACCTGTGCCTGGGACACATCGTCCCCGCGGACAGCCCCGAGCCCGTGTACATCGGACGCCTCGGCCTCACCGACAGCACGGGGCGCCGGCTGCTGCTCGACTGGCGTTCCCCCGCGGCCGAGCCGTTCTTCGCGGCGACCCACGCCAACCCGATGGGTCTGGCGAGCCGCCGCAGGTACCGCTGGACCCGCGGCCGGATCGGCGACTACTGGGACGAGGTGTTCACCGCCGACGGGCTCGAGGGGCACGCCGCGCTCGACGACCAGTCCGCGTTCATCGCCAGCCTGGGCAGCAACCGCTCGGCCCGGATGCGCGACGTGCTCTCCACCATCCAGGCCGACCAGGACGCCATCATCCGGGCGGGATCCCGCGGCGCTCTGGTCGTCGACGGCGGTCCGGGTACGGGCAAGACCGTCGTCGCCCTGCACCGCGCCGCCCACCTCCTCTACTCCGACCCCCGCCTCGGTCACCGCCGGGGTGGCGTGCTGTTCGTCGGTCCGCACCAGCCCTACCTGGCCTACGTCGCCGATGTCCTGCCCAGCCTCGGCGAGGAGGGCGTGCAGACCTGCACCCTGCGCGACCTCGTCACCGAAGGAGCCGGAGCAGCGGTCGAGACCGACCCGGGCGTGGCCCTTCTCAAGTCGTCCGCGGACATGGTGAAGGCGATCGAGGCGGCCGTCAGGTTCTACGAGGAGCCGCCCACCAAGGGAATGACGATCACCACCCCCTGGGGGTCCGACCTCCGGCTGAGCGCCGCCGACTGGGCGGCGGCGTTCGAAGCGGTGGAACCCGGCACTCCGCACAACGAGGCGCGCGAGCAGATACGGGAGGAGCTGATCACCATACTGATGGACGAGGACGACAGCGACGCCCCGCCCGAGCTGCTCCGGAGGTCGCTGCTGCAGGACCGCGAGCTGACCGGGACCCTCGACCGTGCGTGGCCGATGATCGAGGCGAGCGACCTCGTCGGAGATCTGTGGTCGGTGCCCGCCTACCTGCGCAAGTGCGCTCCCTGGCTCGGCCCCGACGACGTTCGCCAACTGCAGCGCGAGGACGCCCAGGCCTGGACGGTGTCCGACCTGCCCCTCCTGGATGCGGCACGGCAGCGGCTCGGCGACCCGAGGGCGTCCGTACGCAAGCGCCGGCACGACGCCTCTGTCGCCGCCGAACGTGCGCGCAGGTCCGCCGCCATCGACAGCCTGCTGCAGAACGTCGTCATCGACGAGAGCGAAGGCGCGATGGGGATGCTGCACGGACAGGACCTGCAGGACACCCTGATCGACGAGAGCGCGCTGCCCGGCACCACACCGGACCTGCTCGCCGGCCCGTTCGCGCACATCGTCGTGGACGAGGCCCAGGAACTGACCGACGCCGAGTGGCAGATGCTGCTGCTCCGCTGCCCGTCCCGGAGCTTCACCATCGTCGGTGACCGCGCCCAGGCAAGGCACGGGTTCACGGAGTCGTGGCAGGAGCGGCTCGAGCGGGTCGGGCTCGACCGGATCAACGTGACCTCCCTGAGCATCAACTACCGCACGCCGGAAGAGGTCATGACGGAGGCCGAGCCGGCCATCCGCGCTGCGCTCCCGGACGCCAACGTGCCGACCTCCATCCGCAGCAGCGGCATCCCCGTCGTCCACGGATCCGTTACGGATCTGGACGAGGTCCTCGATGCCTGGCTCGCTGCGCATGCCGACGGAATCGCCTGCGTCATCGGCGACCCCACGTTCCGGGCGACCTCCCGCGTCCGGTCGCTGACGCCGTCGCTGTCGAAGGGGCTCGAGTTCGACCTGGTCGTCCTCATCGACCCGGAGACGTTCGGCGAGGGCATCGAAGGAGCCGTCGACCGCTACGTCGCGATGACCCGCGCGACCCAGCAGCTCGTCATCCTCACGAGCTCCTGA
- a CDS encoding maleylpyruvate isomerase family mycothiol-dependent enzyme — translation MENATARKRKSTEVRAAIAAERRELAGLLDTLRTDQWNEQSLCAGWRVREVAAHMSMGFRLSLPVTLGELVKARGNLHRMTDRVARRDAAAHSTTALAAFLRDNADHPWTPPVGGFAAALGHDVVHGLDITVALGLDRRIPEDRLHILLDEIRPSSLKFFGADLDGVRLCAEDLDWSYGSGSPVYGIAQDLLLLAYGRRLPEGRLRGEPSSRFTRPVKEALRQGCGREGATAGA, via the coding sequence ATGGAGAACGCGACAGCCCGCAAAAGGAAGAGCACCGAGGTCAGGGCCGCGATCGCGGCGGAACGCCGAGAACTGGCCGGCCTGCTCGACACTCTGCGAACCGACCAGTGGAACGAGCAGAGCCTGTGCGCAGGGTGGCGCGTTCGCGAGGTCGCGGCGCACATGTCGATGGGGTTCCGGCTCTCCCTGCCCGTGACACTCGGCGAGTTGGTCAAGGCGCGCGGGAACCTTCACCGTATGACCGACCGGGTCGCGCGCAGGGATGCGGCCGCCCATTCCACCACCGCGCTCGCCGCCTTCCTACGGGACAACGCCGACCATCCCTGGACGCCCCCGGTCGGCGGGTTCGCGGCGGCGCTCGGCCACGACGTGGTTCACGGGCTGGACATCACCGTCGCCCTCGGCCTCGACCGGCGCATCCCCGAGGACCGGCTGCACATCCTGCTCGACGAGATCCGGCCCAGCAGCCTGAAGTTCTTCGGCGCCGACCTCGACGGAGTGCGGCTGTGCGCCGAGGATCTCGACTGGTCGTACGGCTCCGGCTCGCCCGTGTACGGCATCGCCCAGGACCTCCTGCTGCTGGCCTACGGCCGCAGGCTTCCGGAAGGCCGGCTCCGAGGCGAGCCGAGCAGCCGTTTCACCCGACCCGTGAAGGAGGCGCTGCGCCAAGGGTGCGGGCGAGAAGGCGCGACAGCTGGCGCCTGA
- a CDS encoding LysR family transcriptional regulator, with translation MELRQLRYFVCVVEEGGFTRAAARLHLAQPGLSAQIRQLEKELGQPLLDRSGRSVTLTEVGRAVLPYARAALAAAESVQQTVDAYTGLLRGRVTLGLVSGATGHVFDIAALLADFHDVHPSVEVALTEDTTERMQAALLAGELDIAVLGTAEEVPPPGAVFQTVIDVPLVAAVAPGDPLLDGFDGASVPLAGLRDRPLICLPRGTGVRAALERGCVQAGFRPRVTFEAAAPHVLAQLAARGLGIAVLPAGEDESSLNGQLRTLRIVRPEMRARIALAWQANGPSSPAARVLLDRLREAVPKPPET, from the coding sequence ATGGAGCTTCGCCAGCTGCGCTACTTCGTCTGCGTCGTCGAGGAGGGCGGTTTCACCCGAGCCGCCGCCCGGCTGCACCTGGCCCAGCCGGGCCTGAGCGCACAGATCCGCCAGCTGGAGAAGGAGCTGGGGCAGCCCCTGCTCGACCGCTCCGGCCGGTCGGTGACTCTGACCGAGGTGGGCCGGGCGGTCCTGCCGTACGCCCGCGCCGCACTGGCCGCTGCGGAGTCGGTGCAGCAGACGGTGGATGCGTACACGGGGCTGCTGCGCGGCCGGGTCACGCTCGGGCTGGTCTCCGGAGCCACCGGCCATGTCTTCGATATCGCCGCTTTACTCGCGGACTTCCACGACGTGCACCCCTCGGTGGAGGTGGCACTCACCGAGGACACCACGGAGCGGATGCAGGCCGCGCTCCTGGCCGGCGAGCTCGACATCGCCGTTCTCGGGACGGCAGAGGAGGTGCCTCCGCCCGGAGCGGTCTTCCAGACGGTGATCGACGTCCCGCTGGTTGCCGCTGTTGCGCCCGGCGATCCGCTTCTCGACGGCTTCGACGGCGCGAGTGTCCCGCTTGCCGGTCTCCGCGACCGGCCGCTGATCTGCCTGCCGCGCGGCACCGGGGTGCGCGCGGCGCTCGAACGCGGTTGTGTGCAGGCGGGATTCCGGCCCCGGGTCACCTTCGAGGCGGCAGCGCCCCATGTGCTTGCACAGCTCGCCGCGCGGGGCTTGGGCATCGCCGTGCTCCCTGCCGGCGAGGACGAATCCTCCCTCAACGGACAGCTCCGCACCCTGCGGATCGTCCGGCCCGAGATGCGTGCCCGCATCGCGCTCGCCTGGCAGGCCAACGGTCCTTCGAGCCCCGCGGCCCGGGTACTCCTCGACCGCCTGCGCGAAGCCGTCCCCAAGCCACCCGAGACCTAG
- a CDS encoding carboxymuconolactone decarboxylase family protein, protein MDARLNFLTDPATGKAIKHFMAVGKILKDSPLPTATQELVSLRVSQINGCAVCIDMHTKEAAAASESSVRLNLVAAWREATVFTEAERAALELAEEGTRVADAAGGVSDEVWAHAAKHYDEEQLNALVILISFMNMANRFNVITRQPAGDYKAGQFH, encoded by the coding sequence ATGGACGCGCGACTGAACTTCCTCACCGACCCGGCCACCGGCAAGGCCATCAAGCACTTCATGGCGGTGGGCAAGATCCTCAAGGACTCGCCGCTGCCGACCGCAACGCAGGAACTGGTGTCGCTGCGCGTGAGCCAGATCAACGGCTGCGCCGTCTGCATCGACATGCACACCAAGGAGGCCGCCGCTGCCAGCGAGTCCTCGGTGCGGCTGAACCTGGTGGCGGCGTGGCGGGAGGCGACGGTCTTCACCGAGGCCGAGCGTGCCGCGCTGGAGCTGGCGGAGGAGGGGACCCGGGTCGCGGACGCGGCCGGCGGGGTGAGTGACGAGGTGTGGGCGCACGCCGCCAAGCACTACGACGAGGAGCAGCTCAACGCCCTGGTCATCCTGATCTCCTTCATGAACATGGCGAACCGGTTCAATGTCATCACCCGGCAGCCGGCCGGCGACTACAAGGCCGGGCAGTTCCACTGA
- a CDS encoding RNA polymerase sigma-70 factor: MSKVEEFEELRPLLFSIAYRILGSVSEAEDAVQETWLRFDGSSTRPTSTKAFLSAAVTRISIDVLRSARVRREEYVGPWFPEPLLSDPYQDPARSVELADSVSMAALLLLERLSPLERAVFLLREVFAFGFDEVAVAVGRSEAACRQLLVRARRHMEDGRPRFAADREERQELATRFFDALKNGDVGGLQNLLAADVQMVGDGGGKAPQLARAIVGAENVARLLGTVYPWLVRIDVSLEPHEVNGQPGAIFRDRDGKVLHTMVLDVLDGQIQTIRSVINPDKLGHIGPVADAWAVDREVKQVRRQSN, translated from the coding sequence GTGAGCAAGGTTGAGGAGTTCGAGGAGCTGCGGCCGCTGCTGTTTTCGATCGCCTATCGGATTCTGGGCAGCGTGAGCGAGGCCGAGGACGCGGTGCAGGAGACATGGCTGCGCTTCGACGGCTCGTCGACCCGGCCCACGTCGACCAAGGCGTTTCTGTCGGCGGCGGTGACACGGATCTCGATCGATGTGCTGCGTTCCGCGCGGGTGCGGCGGGAGGAGTACGTCGGGCCGTGGTTTCCCGAGCCGCTGCTGAGCGATCCGTATCAGGATCCGGCGCGGTCGGTGGAGTTGGCCGACTCGGTGTCGATGGCGGCGCTGCTGTTGCTGGAGCGGCTCAGCCCGCTGGAGCGGGCGGTCTTCCTGCTGCGGGAGGTGTTCGCCTTCGGGTTCGACGAGGTCGCCGTGGCGGTGGGCCGTTCGGAGGCGGCATGCCGGCAGCTGCTGGTGCGGGCGCGGCGGCACATGGAGGACGGGCGGCCGCGCTTCGCAGCGGACCGTGAGGAGCGCCAGGAGCTGGCGACGCGGTTCTTCGACGCGCTGAAGAACGGTGATGTGGGCGGGCTGCAGAATCTGCTGGCCGCCGACGTGCAGATGGTCGGGGACGGCGGCGGCAAGGCCCCGCAGCTGGCCAGGGCCATCGTGGGTGCGGAGAACGTGGCCCGGTTGCTGGGCACGGTCTACCCCTGGCTGGTCCGGATCGACGTGTCGTTGGAGCCGCACGAGGTCAACGGCCAGCCCGGCGCGATCTTCCGGGACCGGGACGGCAAGGTGCTCCACACCATGGTCCTCGACGTGCTCGACGGGCAGATCCAGACGATCCGCTCGGTGATCAACCCCGACAAGCTCGGCCACATCGGGCCGGTCGCCGACGCCTGGGCCGTCGACCGCGAGGTGAAGCAGGTCCGCCGGCAGTCGAACTGA
- the katG gene encoding catalase/peroxidase HPI, which yields MSGSESENPVIPSPTPTPSHPRTNRDWWPNQLDLQVLHQHSPRSNPLGAEFSYAEEFATLNVDELKQDVFEVMTTSQDWWPADYGHYGPLFIRMSWHAAGTYRIADGRGGGGSGAQRFAPLNSWPDNASLDKARRLLWPVKQKYGRKISWADLLIFAGNCAIESMGLKTFGFGFGREDIWEPEEIFWGPEDTWLGDERYRGDRELTGPFGAVQMGLIYVNPEGPNGNPDPIAAARDIRETFGRMAMNDEETVALIVGGHTFGKCHGAVDPSYIGPEPEAGPIEQQGLGWRNTCGSGKGADALTSGLEGAWTSEPTTWDNGYLDNLFRYDWELTTSPAGANQWTPTDPSAKDTVPDAHDPSKRHAPMMLTTDLALKLDPVYAPIAKSFHENPDKLADAFAKAWYKLLHRDMGPLPRYLGPWIPEPQLWQDPVPDVDHELVADEDIADLKRRILASGLSVPQLVTTAWASAASFRGTDKRGGANGARIRLAPQKDWELNDLPEVTEALQTLEQLRQDFNRSQAGGKKVSLADLIVLGGCAAVERAVKNAGHDLTVPFAPGRTDASQEQTDVESFSVLEPKADGFRNYLRAGEKLSPETLLLDRANLLNLTAPEMTVLIGGMRALNTGYKQSPHGAFTHRPETLTNDFFVNLLDMGTEWKASTSAENVFEGRDRATGEVKWTATAVDLIFGSHSQLRAVSEVYASEDAGEKFARDFVAAWDKVMNLDRFDLA from the coding sequence GTGTCCGGCAGCGAGAGCGAGAACCCGGTAATCCCCTCCCCCACCCCAACGCCGTCCCATCCCCGGACGAACCGGGACTGGTGGCCGAACCAGCTGGACCTTCAGGTTCTCCACCAGCACTCACCTCGGTCCAATCCGCTGGGTGCGGAATTCAGCTACGCGGAAGAGTTCGCAACTCTGAACGTGGACGAGCTGAAGCAGGACGTCTTCGAGGTGATGACGACGTCACAGGACTGGTGGCCTGCCGACTACGGCCACTACGGGCCGCTCTTCATCCGGATGAGCTGGCACGCCGCGGGAACGTACCGCATCGCCGACGGCCGGGGCGGCGGCGGCTCCGGCGCTCAGCGCTTCGCCCCGCTCAACAGCTGGCCGGACAATGCGAGCCTCGACAAGGCGCGCCGCCTGCTCTGGCCGGTCAAGCAGAAGTACGGCCGGAAAATCTCCTGGGCCGATCTTCTGATCTTCGCCGGTAACTGCGCCATCGAATCGATGGGCCTCAAGACATTCGGATTCGGCTTCGGGCGGGAGGACATCTGGGAACCCGAGGAAATCTTCTGGGGACCCGAGGACACCTGGCTCGGAGACGAGCGCTACCGCGGCGACAGGGAACTGACCGGTCCTTTCGGTGCCGTGCAGATGGGACTGATCTACGTCAATCCGGAGGGGCCCAACGGAAACCCCGATCCGATCGCCGCCGCCCGGGACATCCGCGAGACGTTCGGGCGCATGGCGATGAACGACGAGGAGACGGTTGCGCTCATCGTCGGCGGCCACACGTTCGGCAAGTGCCACGGTGCCGTCGATCCCTCGTACATCGGCCCGGAACCCGAGGCCGGCCCCATCGAGCAGCAGGGCCTCGGCTGGAGGAACACCTGCGGCAGCGGCAAGGGCGCCGACGCACTCACCAGCGGGCTCGAGGGCGCATGGACCTCCGAGCCGACGACGTGGGACAACGGGTACCTGGACAACCTCTTCAGGTACGACTGGGAGCTGACGACGAGCCCGGCCGGCGCGAACCAGTGGACCCCCACGGATCCCTCGGCCAAGGACACCGTGCCCGACGCTCACGACCCGTCGAAGAGGCACGCTCCCATGATGCTGACGACGGACCTCGCGCTGAAGCTGGATCCGGTCTACGCGCCGATCGCGAAGAGCTTCCACGAGAACCCGGACAAGCTGGCGGATGCGTTCGCCAAGGCGTGGTACAAACTGCTGCACCGCGACATGGGGCCCCTCCCGCGCTACCTCGGCCCGTGGATTCCCGAGCCGCAGCTGTGGCAGGACCCCGTCCCCGACGTCGATCACGAGCTGGTCGCGGACGAGGACATCGCGGACCTCAAGCGCAGGATCCTCGCCTCGGGCCTGTCCGTCCCCCAGCTGGTCACCACCGCCTGGGCGTCGGCGGCGAGCTTCCGCGGCACCGACAAGCGCGGCGGGGCCAACGGGGCACGCATCCGACTCGCGCCGCAAAAGGACTGGGAGCTCAACGACCTGCCCGAGGTGACCGAGGCGCTGCAGACCCTCGAGCAGCTCCGCCAGGACTTCAACCGCTCACAGGCCGGCGGGAAGAAGGTTTCCCTCGCCGACCTCATCGTCCTGGGCGGGTGCGCGGCCGTCGAGCGGGCCGTGAAGAACGCCGGGCACGACCTCACGGTCCCGTTCGCACCGGGGCGCACGGACGCCTCGCAGGAGCAGACCGACGTGGAGTCGTTCTCCGTGCTCGAACCCAAGGCGGACGGGTTCCGCAACTACCTCCGGGCGGGAGAGAAACTGTCGCCGGAAACCCTCCTGCTGGACCGCGCAAACCTGCTGAACCTGACCGCCCCCGAGATGACGGTTCTGATCGGCGGCATGCGGGCCCTGAACACCGGCTACAAGCAGTCTCCGCACGGCGCCTTCACCCACCGGCCGGAGACGTTGACCAATGACTTCTTCGTCAACCTGCTCGACATGGGCACGGAGTGGAAGGCGTCGACCTCGGCCGAGAACGTATTCGAGGGCCGGGATCGTGCCACGGGCGAGGTCAAGTGGACGGCCACCGCCGTCGACCTCATCTTCGGTTCGCATTCCCAGCTCCGGGCCGTCTCGGAGGTCTACGCGTCCGAGGACGCGGGAGAGAAGTTCGCGCGTGATTTCGTGGCGGCGTGGGACAAGGTGATGAACCTCGACCGGTTCGACCTCGCCTGA